From the genome of Ananas comosus cultivar F153 linkage group 18, ASM154086v1, whole genome shotgun sequence, one region includes:
- the LOC109723814 gene encoding cationic peroxidase 1-like translates to MAPRASALSCCCCCFFFILTSVASAQLSSTFYRFSCPSALPTIWTEVIRALATDSRIGASLLRLHFHDCFVQGCDGSVLLDDTPTFTGEKSAIPNRGSLRGFDVVDRIKAQLEIVCPQTVSCADILAVVARDSVVALGGPAWTVLLGRRDSTTASLSTANSDLPSPFSNLNDLISAFAKKGLSTSDMVALSGAHTIGDARCTNFRTRIYNETNIDSSFATALQANCPFSGGDNNLAPLDTSTPTIFDNFYYNNLVNKEGLLHSDQQLFNGGSTDSQVSSYTTNSAQFFRDFTTAIVKMGNISPLTGSSGEIRTNCRKIN, encoded by the exons ATGGCTCCTCGTGCTTCTGCTttaagctgctgctgctgctgcttcttcttcattttaACTTCAGTAGCTTCAGCTCAACTGTCGTCGACTTTCTACCGCTTTTCATGCCCCTCAGCTCTGCCTACCATCTGGACGGAGGTCATACGTGCATTGGCTACAGACAGTCGCATTGGGGCGTCGCTGCTCCGACTCCACTTCCACGACTGCTTTGTTCAA GGATGCGACGGATCTGTTCTTTTAGATGACACTCCGACCTTCACCGGAGAGAAGTCGGCCATTCCGAACAGGGGATCCTTGCGAGGATTCGATGTGGTTGATAGAATCAAAGCTCAACTTGAGATCGTGTGCCCGCAAACGGTGTCGTGCGCGGACATCCTCGCCGTCGTCGCTCGCGATTCAGTTGTTGCG CTGGGCGGTCCGGCGTGGACGGTATTGCTAGGAAGGAGGGATTCGACGACGGCGAGTTTAAGCACCGCTAACTCCGACTTGCCGTCTCCATTCTCCAACCTCAACGATCTTATCTCAGCCTTTGCGAAGAAGGGCCTGAGTACTAGCGATATGGTTGCTCTCTCAG GAGCCCACACAATAGGTGATGCGCGGTGCACCAACTTCCGAACTCGGATCTACAACGAGACCAACATAGACTCGTCCTTCGCGACAGCATTACAAGCCAATTGCCCGTTCTCTGGTGGTGACAACAACCTCGCACCACTCGACACTTCGACCCCGACGATCTTCGACAACTTCTACTACAATAATTTGGTGAACAAGGAGGGGCTTCTCCACTCCGATCAGCAGCTCTTCAACGGGGGCTCGACAGACTCGCAAGTTAGCTCATACACCACGAATTCTGCGCAATTCTTTCGCGATTTCACGACAGCGATTGTGAAGATGGGGAACATCAGTCCCTTAACAGGAAGCAGTGGAGAGATCAGAACCAACTGTAGGAAGATCAATTAA
- the LOC109724135 gene encoding cationic peroxidase 1-like isoform X2, with protein MQVSESLNSSLASAQLSSTFYDSSCPLALLTIETAVVVAVTAERRMGASLLRLHFHDCFVQGCDGSVLLDDTSTFTGEKSAFPNKGSLRGFDVVDTIKALLEIVCPQTVSCADILAVAARDSVVALGGPSWTVLLGRRDSTTASLSAANSDLPSPFSSLNGLISAFAKKGLSTSDMVALSGAHTIGDARCTNFRTRIYNETNIDSSFATALQANCPFSGGDNNLAPLDTSTPTIFDNFYYNNLVNKEGLLHSDQQLFNGGSTDSQVSSYTTNSAQFFRDFATAIVKMGNISPLTGSSGEIRTNCRKIN; from the exons TTCACTAGCTTCAGCTCAACTGTCGTCGACTTTCTACGACTCATCATGCCCCTTGGCTCTGCTTACCATCGAGACGGCGGTCGTAGTTGCGGTGACCGCAGAGCGTCGTATGGGGGCGTCACTGCTCCGACTCCACTTTCACGACTGCTTTGTTCAA GGATGCGACGGATCTGTTCTTTTAGATGACACTTCGACCTTCACCGGAGAGAAGTCGGCCTTTCCGAACAAGGGATCCTTGCGAGGATTCGATGTGGTCGATACCATCAAAGCTCTACTTGAGATCGTGTGCCCGCAAACGGTGTCGTGCGCGGACATCCTCGCCGTCGCCGCTCGCGATTCAGTCGTTGCG CTTGGCGGTCCGTCGTGGACGGTATTGTTAGGCAGGAGGGATTCGACGACGGCGAGTTTAAGCGCCGCTAACTCCGACTTGCCATCTCCGTTCTCCAGCCTCAACGGTCTTATCTCAGCCTTCGCGAAGAAGGGCCTCAGTACTAGTGACATGGTTGCTCTCTCAG GAGCCCACACAATAGGTGATGCGCGGTGCACCAACTTCCGAACTCGGATCTACAACGAGACCAACATAGACTCGTCCTTCGCGACAGCATTACAAGCCAATTGCCCGTTCTCCGGTGGTGACAACAACCTCGCACCACTCGACACTTCGACCCCGACGATCTTCGACAACTTCTACTACAATAATTTGGTGAACAAGGAGGGGCTTCTCCACTCCGATCAGCAGCTCTTCAACGGGGGCTCGACAGACTCGCAAGTTAGCTCATACACCACGAATTCTGCGCAATTCTTTCGCGATTTTGCGACAGCGATTGTGAAGATGGGGAACATCAGTCCCTTAACAGGAAGCAGTGGAGAGATCAGAACCAACTGTAGGAAGATCAATTAA
- the LOC109724135 gene encoding cationic peroxidase 1-like isoform X1 yields the protein MASRASALSCCCCCFFILTSLASAQLSSTFYDSSCPLALLTIETAVVVAVTAERRMGASLLRLHFHDCFVQGCDGSVLLDDTSTFTGEKSAFPNKGSLRGFDVVDTIKALLEIVCPQTVSCADILAVAARDSVVALGGPSWTVLLGRRDSTTASLSAANSDLPSPFSSLNGLISAFAKKGLSTSDMVALSGAHTIGDARCTNFRTRIYNETNIDSSFATALQANCPFSGGDNNLAPLDTSTPTIFDNFYYNNLVNKEGLLHSDQQLFNGGSTDSQVSSYTTNSAQFFRDFATAIVKMGNISPLTGSSGEIRTNCRKIN from the exons ATGGCTTCTCGTGCTTCTGCTttaagctgctgctgctgctgcttcttcatTTTAACTTCACTAGCTTCAGCTCAACTGTCGTCGACTTTCTACGACTCATCATGCCCCTTGGCTCTGCTTACCATCGAGACGGCGGTCGTAGTTGCGGTGACCGCAGAGCGTCGTATGGGGGCGTCACTGCTCCGACTCCACTTTCACGACTGCTTTGTTCAA GGATGCGACGGATCTGTTCTTTTAGATGACACTTCGACCTTCACCGGAGAGAAGTCGGCCTTTCCGAACAAGGGATCCTTGCGAGGATTCGATGTGGTCGATACCATCAAAGCTCTACTTGAGATCGTGTGCCCGCAAACGGTGTCGTGCGCGGACATCCTCGCCGTCGCCGCTCGCGATTCAGTCGTTGCG CTTGGCGGTCCGTCGTGGACGGTATTGTTAGGCAGGAGGGATTCGACGACGGCGAGTTTAAGCGCCGCTAACTCCGACTTGCCATCTCCGTTCTCCAGCCTCAACGGTCTTATCTCAGCCTTCGCGAAGAAGGGCCTCAGTACTAGTGACATGGTTGCTCTCTCAG GAGCCCACACAATAGGTGATGCGCGGTGCACCAACTTCCGAACTCGGATCTACAACGAGACCAACATAGACTCGTCCTTCGCGACAGCATTACAAGCCAATTGCCCGTTCTCCGGTGGTGACAACAACCTCGCACCACTCGACACTTCGACCCCGACGATCTTCGACAACTTCTACTACAATAATTTGGTGAACAAGGAGGGGCTTCTCCACTCCGATCAGCAGCTCTTCAACGGGGGCTCGACAGACTCGCAAGTTAGCTCATACACCACGAATTCTGCGCAATTCTTTCGCGATTTTGCGACAGCGATTGTGAAGATGGGGAACATCAGTCCCTTAACAGGAAGCAGTGGAGAGATCAGAACCAACTGTAGGAAGATCAATTAA